In Rhea pennata isolate bPtePen1 chromosome 22, bPtePen1.pri, whole genome shotgun sequence, a single genomic region encodes these proteins:
- the TMEM52 gene encoding transmembrane protein 52 — MAGARRRRGALWALLAALLAALQASLCSSENNCENYDQCTQNTSNWTSLWYVWLILLTVFMLLLCGITASCVKFCCQKRRPPVQAFPTHPCDLTVIVIENDSTAHSTVTSYSSLQCPPCAPIPLSYMDMDRNTLPPPAYSLFAMELPPSYDEAIQIGKQYIETALVSQKLDDIPGQVIPGSGLNPIQCSLGTVNRDPATQPNSENSQDAAKEHLSSTSFQVGNKARGGL, encoded by the exons AtggccggcgcgcggcggcggcgcggggcgctctgggcgctgctggcggcgcTGCTGGCGGCGCTGCag gCATCGCTCTGTTCTTCTGAGAATAACTGCGAGAACTATGATCA ATGCACTCAGAACACATCTAATTGGACAAGCCTGTGGTATGTCTG GTTAATCTTGTTGACTGTATTTATGCTCCTGCTCTGTGGGATCACAGCAAGCTGCGTGAAATTTTGCTGCCAGAAGAGGAGGCCTCCAGTTCAGGCCTTCCCTACACACCCCTGTGATTTGACTGTTATTGTTATTGAAAATGACAGCACTGCCCACAGCACAGTGACCT CATACAGTTCTTTGCAGTGTCCTCCATGTGCCCCTATTCCATTGTCATACATGGATATGGATAGGAACACTCTTCCCCCTCCAGCTTACAGTCTCTTTGCAATGGAGTTGCCACCTTCTTATGATGAAGCTATCCAAATAGGTAAACAATATATTGAGACAGCACTGGTAAGCCAGAAACTTGATGACATCCCTGGACAGGTGATACCAGGTAGCGGACTCAACCCCATCCAGTGTTCACTTGGTACAGTTAACAGAGATCCAGCAACACAGccaaattctgaaaattcacaAGATGCAGCAAAAGAACACCTTAGCTCTACCTCATTTCAGGTGGGGAATaaagcaagaggaggactgtaA